From the Micromonospora echinofusca genome, the window CCGGTACGCCTCGGCGGCCTCGGCGTGCCGGCCGAGGCGGTGCAGCAGGTCGGCCCGGGCGGCCGGGTACGGGTGGTGGCCCCGCAGCAGCGGCTCGCCGGCCAGCTCGTCCAGCAGCGCCAGGCCCGCCTCCGGGCCGTCGCGCATCGCCACGGCGGCGGCCCGGTTCAGCGCGACGACCGGGGACGGCGCGAGGGCGAGCAGCACGTCGTAGAGCGCGACGATCTGCGGCCAGTCGGTGGTGGCGAGGTCCGCCGCCTCGACGTGCAGGGCGGCGATCGCGGCCTGCACCCCGTACGGGCCGGGCGGGCCGCCGGTCAGCGCGACGGGCACCAGGGCGAGGCCCTCGGCGATCATCGGGCGGTCCCAGCGGCCACGGTCCTGCTCGTCGAGCAGCACCAGCTCGTCGTCGGGGCCGGTGCGGGCGTCGCGGCGGGCGTGGACGAGCAGCATGAGCGCGAGCAGCCCGGCGACCTCCCGCTGGGCGGGCAGCAGCCGGCGCAGGATCCGGGCCAGCCGGACGGCCTCCTCGGCGAGGTCGAGCCGTTGCAGGCGAGGGCCCCCGCTGGCCGCGTAGCCCTCGGTGAAGATCGAGTACACCGCCTGGAGCACCCCCGGCAGCCGTTGCGGCAGCTCGCCCGCCTCGGGGACACGGAACGGGATCCGCGCCTCGTGGATCTTCTTCTTCGCCCGGGTGATCCGCTTGGCCATCGTCTCCGTCGGCACCAGGAAGGCGCGGGCCACCTCGGGCGTGGTCAGACCGGCCAGGTAGCGCAGGGTCAGCGCCCCCCGGTCCTCGGCGGCGAGCGCGGGATGGGCGCAGGTGAAGAAGAGCTGGAGCCGCTCGTCCGGCAGCTCGTCACCCGCCCCGGTGGCGGGGGCGGGGTCCGCGCGGTCCGCCTCCGCCTGGAGGACGGCCAGCCGTACGGCCAGGGCCTGGTCCCGCCGCAGCCGATCGACGGCCCTGCGCCGCGCCGTGGTCATCAGCCAGGCGCCCGGCCGGGGCGGGACGCCGTCGACCGGCCACCGCGCCAACGCCGTCTCGACGGCCTCGGAGGTGACCTCCTCGGCGAGGTCGAGGTCGCCGAAGCAGCGGACGAGGGCCGCCAGCAGTCGGCCGCGTTCCTCGCGGAACACGGCCTCCACGACCGCCGCCGGCGCCTCGTCCGTCCCCCCGTTGCCGGCGGGCGTCACGCCCACCGCGCTCAGCCCGCGAAGTCGGCGACCGGCCGGACCACGACGGAGCCGCCCGCGCGCGCACCGGGGCAGCGCGCCGCCCAGTCGAGCGCGACGTCGAGGTCCGGCACGTCGATCACGTAGAAACCGCCGAGGATCTCGCGGGTCTCGGCGAACGGCCCGTCCGTGACGGTCCGCCTGCCGTCCGGGCCGACCCGGACCGTGGTGGCGGTGACCAGGTCGGCCAGCGACTCGCCGGAGACGAGGATCCCCGCCTCGCGCACCTGCTTGTCGTACGCCATCCAGTCCCCGACCTCGCAGCCGGCGGCGCCGCCGTCCCCGTCGACCGCCCCCGCGTTGATGAGCAACATGTACTTCACGATCCCACTCCCCTTCCGTGTCGCGTCGCCCCTGCCGTTCCGGGCGACGCCGTACGCCATCACTACGGACGGGGCACGGCCGATTGGACATCCCACCCGGAATCTTTCCGCGCCGGGTCCGGCGCGGTCCCGGCTCCCGGGACGATCCCGCCGGTTACGGGCGCGCCCCCTCGTGGGTGGCGTCCGTGCCGGCCTGCGGCAGCAGGTGGCGCAGCCCGGTCAGCTCCAGTACGGCGTGGGCCGGGCTCTGCGGTGTGGCGGTGACGCGCAGGTGCGCGATGATCCGGTCGACCTCGTGCAGGATCCGCACGCCGGTGCTGCTCAGGTGGGTGACGGGGGTGAGGTCGATGGTCAGCGGCAGGCTGCCGCCGCGACTGGCCTGCATGATCGCGGCGCGCAGCGCGGGGCCGGTGGCCAGGTCCACCGGCCCCTGCACCCGCAGCACCCGGCCCGTCGGTGTCTCGACCACGGCGACGGCGAACTCCTCGGCGGCGGTGGCCTGCTTGTGGGGTCCGGCGGCCTGGGCGGCGGCCACGGTGCTCACCGTGGTCTCCTGGCCGATGTGCCGGTACATGCTGACGGTGGTGCCGGTCTCGGTGTGGCGGACCTCCGCCCGGTCGACGAGTCCGCGGATCATCGTCAGCCCACGGCCGCGGCCGCCCGGGTCGGCGACCGGCGGGCGCCACCGTCCCTGGTCGGCGCAGCTGACGTGCACGACGCCCTGGTGGTCCAGCGTGCCGTGCAGCGTGAACGTCCCCGGCGTACCGCTCGGATAGGCGTGGTCGACGGCGTTGGTGACGGCCTCCCCCGCGGCGTGCACGAGGTCGCTGGCGTCGGGAGCGCTGGCCCCGATCCGGGCCAGCCAGTCGCCCAGGTGCCGGCGCATCGGGCGCAGCGCCGCCGTCTCGGCGGGCAGGGTCACGTGCAGGGGCGCGACGGGCTCCGGCAGGAGGTGGGCGGCGAGGAGCGTGGTGTCGTCGCCGAAGCCGCCGCCGGCCAGGGCGAGACGTTCCGTGACCAGGGTGCAGATCCGGTCGGGCAGCCGCTGCGGGACGGTCGTGGCCTCGTGCAGGATCGCCCGCCGGGCCCCCGCCGCGGCGTCGGCCAGGATGCGGGCGCCGTCGTGCAGGTTTCGCCGGGGTCGTTCGATCAGGCCGTCGGTGTAGAGCAGCAGGACGTCGTCGGCCCGCAGCCGGCAGGTGTGGACCGGGGCGGGATCGGCTCCGGTGCCCAACGGCCCGGCGGGCGTCAGCGGCAGGTACCGGCCGTCGCCGTTCGGGCCGACGACCAGGGGCGCGGGGTGCGCGTGACTGGCCACCTCGAGGATGCCCGTGCCCGGGTCGAGGATCGCGAGGCAGGTGGTGGCCGCCCGGGTCGCGTGGGTGCGGGACGCGAAGTCGTCCAGGACGGCCAGCACCCGCGGCAGGTCGCCGCCCGACTGCAACGCCTGCCGGGCGACCGTACGCAGCTGGCCCATGGCGGCCGCGGCGGCGGCGCCGTGCCCGACGACGTCGCCGACGGTCAGCGCGAGCCGCCCGTCGGGCAGGGGAACGGCGTCGAACCAGTCCCCGCCGGCGACGAGGTCGCTGCTCGCGACGAGGTAGTGCGCGGCGACCTGGACGTGCGGCAGGACGGGCAGCATGTCGGGCAGGAGGCTGCGTTGCAGCTCCAGGACCAGGCCGACGGCCTGCCGGTAGCGGCGCTCGGCGGCGGCGGCAGCGGCCTCGGCGGCCTGCCGGGCGGCCACCACGGGGGTCGCGTCGACGGCCTGCACGATCACCCCGCGTACCGAGCCGTCGGGGTTGCGCCAGGGCGCCATGTCGAACGTGTAGAAGGCCTCCGTCAGCCTGCCGTCGCCGCTGCGGTCGGTCAGGACGCGCTGCTCGTAGCCGTGCGAACGGACGCCGTGCAGGGCCTGGTCGAGCAGCTCGAAGATGTGCTGGCCGGCGAGTTCCGGCACCGCCGACCGGAAGGGCTCGCCGAGCAGGCCGCTTCGGTCGCCGACGGCGGCGCGTACGGCCGGGTTCGCGGCCACCACCCGCAGCTCGGGACCCTCGAAGATCCACACGAATCCGGGCAGCTGCTCGAACCCGTCGAGCACCGCCTGCGGATCGCCGGAGGACCAGCGTGTACGCGGATCGACCACAGACGCCTACCCCTTACCCGTGCGCACCACCAGCACCCTGTCATGCCCGCGCCCGCCCCGTCCAATCCACCCCGGGGCGGCGTGGCGGCCCCGCCCGCCGACACGCCACGGGCCGCCGGTCGGGGCGGGCAGGTCCTTGACCCCGCCGGGTGGCTGGCCGTAGGTTCCAGCCCTACATCGACATCGGCAACTAGATGTGCGCTTCCCGCGTCCGTGGCCTTCCGGGACCCCGCACGAAGAGGATGGTCACCATGATCTCCCGCCGCTCCCTGCTCGGCACGGTCGCCGCCGCCGGCGTCGCCACGGCCGTCGCGCCGGTGCTCGCCCCCGGCAAAGCCCAGGCCGCCTCCTGGAAGAAGCGCCTCACCGGCGCCGACATGTACACCAACCACCGGTGGCGGGTCGCGGGCACCGACCTCGGCATCCCGTACGTGCTGGAGAACGGCTCCATCGGCTACCTCTTCGGCGACACGTTCGACACCCCGTGGCCCGAGGGCCCGCCGCTGCCCAACGACTGGCGCTCGCCGGTGATGCTGCGTTCCGCCGTGCACCCCGGCGCCGCCGGCGGGATCGTCTTCGACAGCGCCGCCCGCGTCGCGGGCGACGGTCGGGCCCCGGAGCTGATGCACAACGGCCACCACGGCGTCGGCATCGACGGCCTGCACGAGGTGACCGTCATCCCCAACGACGGCATCAGCTTCCCGGAGACCGGCCGTCAGCTCATCTCCTACATGAGCATCGAACACTGGAATTCCGCCGGCCCCGCCGGCCCGGACTGGAAGTCGCGCTACGCCGGCCTGGCCTACAGCGACAACGGCAACGACTTCCGCCGTCTGTCGCTGAAGTGGTGGAACAACGGCACCAACACCGACCCGTTCCAGATGTGGACGATGCAGCGCGACGGCGACTGGGTGTACGTCTTCTCCGTGCGCGCCGGCCGCCAGCACGGGCCGATGATGCTGCGCCGGGTCCGCTGGGACCGGCTGTTCTACCCCGAGTCGTACGAGGGCTGGGGCTGGAACGGCAGCAACTGGGGCTGGGGCCGCCCCTGCACGCCGATCCTGAACGGCCGCTTCGGCGAGCCCTCGGTGCGGCGGCTCTCCGACGGCACCTGGGTGATGTCGTACCTCAACTGCGCCACCGGCAACATCGTCACCCGCACCGCGGGCGGCCCGGACCACGTCTGGACGGCGGAGAAGATCCAGGTCACCTCCTGGCAGGAACCCGGTCTCTACGGCGGCTTCATCCACCCGTGGTCCAGCCGGCGAGCCAACGACCTGCACCTGATGGTCTCGAAGTGGACCAGGACGCCCGACAACCGCAGCACCGCCTACCACGTCAGCCAGTTCGTCGGGTCGGCGTAGCCAGGCACCGCCTCGTCTGACCGACGGCGCCGGGGAAGATGCCGACAGCATGTTGGTACGATGCCAACATGCAGTCGGTAAAATTGCGCCCCCGGCGGTGGGCATGTTCCTAGCGGTACGCGAACTGCGGTTCGCCAAGGCCCGGTTCGGCCTGATGGGGGCGGTCATCGCGCTCATCGCGGTGCTGGTGGTGCTGCTGTCGGGGCTCTCCACGGGCCTGGTGAACGACGGCGTGTCGGGGCTGCAGCGCAGCCCGGCGACCTCGTTCGCCTTCGCCGACGGGGTGCAGCACGATTCGGCGTTCTCCCGCAGCGTCGTCGACGTCTCCGCGGTCGACTCGTGGAAGGCGCAGCCCGGGGTCGCCGACGCGGCGCCCTTCGGCAACGCGCTGATCAACGCCCGCAGCGGCTCGGGCGTGGAGATCGACCTCGCGTTGTTCGGCGTGCCCACCGACTCGTTCCTCTCCCCGCCGGTGGCCGAGGGCGCCCGGCTGGGCGCCGCAAACGGCATCGTGGTGAGCCGGACCGCCATCGAGGCCGGGCTGCGGGTGGGTGACACGGTGACGGTCGACCGGATCGGCACCCGGCTCACGGTGGTGGGCGCCATGGCCGAGCAGCACACGTTCGGTCACGTCGACGTGGCCTACCTGCCGCTGCGTGTCTGGCAGGAGATCAAGGCCGGCGTCCGCCCCGGCGAACCCGTCCCGGGCGGCACCTACGACGAGATCACCGCCGTGGCGGTGCGGGCCGCCGACGGCGCCGAGGTC encodes:
- a CDS encoding SpoIIE family protein phosphatase, translated to MVDPRTRWSSGDPQAVLDGFEQLPGFVWIFEGPELRVVAANPAVRAAVGDRSGLLGEPFRSAVPELAGQHIFELLDQALHGVRSHGYEQRVLTDRSGDGRLTEAFYTFDMAPWRNPDGSVRGVIVQAVDATPVVAARQAAEAAAAAAERRYRQAVGLVLELQRSLLPDMLPVLPHVQVAAHYLVASSDLVAGGDWFDAVPLPDGRLALTVGDVVGHGAAAAAAMGQLRTVARQALQSGGDLPRVLAVLDDFASRTHATRAATTCLAILDPGTGILEVASHAHPAPLVVGPNGDGRYLPLTPAGPLGTGADPAPVHTCRLRADDVLLLYTDGLIERPRRNLHDGARILADAAAGARRAILHEATTVPQRLPDRICTLVTERLALAGGGFGDDTTLLAAHLLPEPVAPLHVTLPAETAALRPMRRHLGDWLARIGASAPDASDLVHAAGEAVTNAVDHAYPSGTPGTFTLHGTLDHQGVVHVSCADQGRWRPPVADPGGRGRGLTMIRGLVDRAEVRHTETGTTVSMYRHIGQETTVSTVAAAQAAGPHKQATAAEEFAVAVVETPTGRVLRVQGPVDLATGPALRAAIMQASRGGSLPLTIDLTPVTHLSSTGVRILHEVDRIIAHLRVTATPQSPAHAVLELTGLRHLLPQAGTDATHEGARP
- a CDS encoding RNA polymerase sigma factor, producing MGVTPAGNGGTDEAPAAVVEAVFREERGRLLAALVRCFGDLDLAEEVTSEAVETALARWPVDGVPPRPGAWLMTTARRRAVDRLRRDQALAVRLAVLQAEADRADPAPATGAGDELPDERLQLFFTCAHPALAAEDRGALTLRYLAGLTTPEVARAFLVPTETMAKRITRAKKKIHEARIPFRVPEAGELPQRLPGVLQAVYSIFTEGYAASGGPRLQRLDLAEEAVRLARILRRLLPAQREVAGLLALMLLVHARRDARTGPDDELVLLDEQDRGRWDRPMIAEGLALVPVALTGGPPGPYGVQAAIAALHVEAADLATTDWPQIVALYDVLLALAPSPVVALNRAAAVAMRDGPEAGLALLDELAGEPLLRGHHPYPAARADLLHRLGRHAEAAEAYREALALAGTEPERALLRRRLDAIGRPGASPA
- a CDS encoding YciI family protein; translated protein: MLLINAGAVDGDGGAAGCEVGDWMAYDKQVREAGILVSGESLADLVTATTVRVGPDGRRTVTDGPFAETREILGGFYVIDVPDLDVALDWAARCPGARAGGSVVVRPVADFAG
- a CDS encoding ABC transporter permease, which translates into the protein MFLAVRELRFAKARFGLMGAVIALIAVLVVLLSGLSTGLVNDGVSGLQRSPATSFAFADGVQHDSAFSRSVVDVSAVDSWKAQPGVADAAPFGNALINARSGSGVEIDLALFGVPTDSFLSPPVAEGARLGAANGIVVSRTAIEAGLRVGDTVTVDRIGTRLTVVGAMAEQHTFGHVDVAYLPLRVWQEIKAGVRPGEPVPGGTYDEITAVAVRAADGAEVDLAAGDRAAGTESLSRTESYGASPGYTAETSTLRLIEWFLYAISALVVGAFFTVWTIQRRAEIAVLRAMGAPTGYLLRDGLAQAFALLLLAVGAGVAVGTAAGSLVGSGIPFALSAPAIAVAALLLLVLGLAGAAVAIVRIAAVDPLTALGANR
- a CDS encoding DUF4185 domain-containing protein translates to MISRRSLLGTVAAAGVATAVAPVLAPGKAQAASWKKRLTGADMYTNHRWRVAGTDLGIPYVLENGSIGYLFGDTFDTPWPEGPPLPNDWRSPVMLRSAVHPGAAGGIVFDSAARVAGDGRAPELMHNGHHGVGIDGLHEVTVIPNDGISFPETGRQLISYMSIEHWNSAGPAGPDWKSRYAGLAYSDNGNDFRRLSLKWWNNGTNTDPFQMWTMQRDGDWVYVFSVRAGRQHGPMMLRRVRWDRLFYPESYEGWGWNGSNWGWGRPCTPILNGRFGEPSVRRLSDGTWVMSYLNCATGNIVTRTAGGPDHVWTAEKIQVTSWQEPGLYGGFIHPWSSRRANDLHLMVSKWTRTPDNRSTAYHVSQFVGSA